A genomic region of Dreissena polymorpha isolate Duluth1 chromosome 4, UMN_Dpol_1.0, whole genome shotgun sequence contains the following coding sequences:
- the LOC127877748 gene encoding nucleoside diphosphate-linked moiety X motif 6-like isoform X4, producing the protein MHLSRLLQRLKCVPVSCDMLFGSNSCRHKSTLQGTMDRYHGITVDVIQQIEPTTSTANFYRVLETSVRQWRSEQVSAAWLKFPIHYSRYIEAAAGLGFEFHHAEGSTCLLKRWLREDREDATPRFATHQLGVCGVVLREDTNELLMMQEKKTQFRNWKFPGGLADLGEDIGAAAVREVQEETGIRTDFKSVIAYRQQHEHPSAFGRSDMYVVCRLAPSSFDIVPCDHEVLQCQWMSIKALKGQMEIAPITNRIISLVLYGLEHGFDHVDVCGERMKSVYKGQHFKLFHRPLPSEYRK; encoded by the exons ATGCATCTATCACGACTACTTCAAAGGCTTAAATGTGTACCAGTGTCATGCGATATGTTATTTGGCAGCAATAGTTGCAGACATAAGTCTACTCTTCAAGGCACAATGGACCGTTACCATGGTATCACAGTAGACGTGATTCAGCAGATCGAACCAACCACCTCCACTGCAAATTTCTACCGTGTTCTTGAAA CCTCGGTTCGGCAATGGCGAAGCGAGCAAGTGTCAGCAGCCTGGCTCAAGTTCCCCATTCATTACAGCCGATACATAGAGGCGGCCGCCGGGCTTGGGTTTGAGTTTCACCACGCAGAAGGCAGCACATGCCTGCTGAAACGCTGGCTGAGGGAGGACAGGGAGGACGCCACGCCGAGGTTTGCAACACATCAACTGGGCGTCTGCG GTGTTGTATTAAGGGAGGATACAAATGAGCTACTGATGATGCAAGAAAAGAAAACACAG TTTCGAAATTGGAAGTTTCCAGGCGGACTGGCCGACCTTGGTGAAGATATAG GTGCGGCAGCTGTGCGTGAAGTACAAGAGGAGACCGGAATTAGAACAG ATTTTAAGTCAGTCATCGCCTATCGACAACAACACGAACACCCTAGCGCCTTTGGTCGTTCGGACATGTACGTCGTCTGCAGATTGGCGCCATCTTCGTTCGACATAGTACCGTGCGATCACGAGGTTCTCCAGTGCCAATGGATGTCAATCAAAGCGCTAAAAGGGCAAATGGAGATCGCGCCAATCACGAACCGGATTATTTCCCTTGTTTTGTACGGTTTAGAACACGGATTTGATCATGTGGACGTGTGCGGTGAACGGATGAAATCCGTGTACAAAGGCCAGCATTTCAAATTGTTTCATCGTCCGCTACCATCGGAGTACCGCAAATAG
- the LOC127877748 gene encoding nucleoside diphosphate-linked moiety X motif 6-like isoform X3: MTYNSPAMHLSRLLQRLKCVPVSCDMLFGSNSCRHKSTLQGTMDRYHGITVDVIQQIEPTTSTANFYRVLETSVRQWRSEQVSAAWLKFPIHYSRYIEAAAGLGFEFHHAEGSTCLLKRWLREDREDATPRFATHQLGVCGVVLREDTNELLMMQEKKTQFRNWKFPGGLADLGEDIGAAAVREVQEETGIRTDFKSVIAYRQQHEHPSAFGRSDMYVVCRLAPSSFDIVPCDHEVLQCQWMSIKALKGQMEIAPITNRIISLVLYGLEHGFDHVDVCGERMKSVYKGQHFKLFHRPLPSEYRK, from the exons AATTCTCCCGCAATGCATCTATCACGACTACTTCAAAGGCTTAAATGTGTACCAGTGTCATGCGATATGTTATTTGGCAGCAATAGTTGCAGACATAAGTCTACTCTTCAAGGCACAATGGACCGTTACCATGGTATCACAGTAGACGTGATTCAGCAGATCGAACCAACCACCTCCACTGCAAATTTCTACCGTGTTCTTGAAA CCTCGGTTCGGCAATGGCGAAGCGAGCAAGTGTCAGCAGCCTGGCTCAAGTTCCCCATTCATTACAGCCGATACATAGAGGCGGCCGCCGGGCTTGGGTTTGAGTTTCACCACGCAGAAGGCAGCACATGCCTGCTGAAACGCTGGCTGAGGGAGGACAGGGAGGACGCCACGCCGAGGTTTGCAACACATCAACTGGGCGTCTGCG GTGTTGTATTAAGGGAGGATACAAATGAGCTACTGATGATGCAAGAAAAGAAAACACAG TTTCGAAATTGGAAGTTTCCAGGCGGACTGGCCGACCTTGGTGAAGATATAG GTGCGGCAGCTGTGCGTGAAGTACAAGAGGAGACCGGAATTAGAACAG ATTTTAAGTCAGTCATCGCCTATCGACAACAACACGAACACCCTAGCGCCTTTGGTCGTTCGGACATGTACGTCGTCTGCAGATTGGCGCCATCTTCGTTCGACATAGTACCGTGCGATCACGAGGTTCTCCAGTGCCAATGGATGTCAATCAAAGCGCTAAAAGGGCAAATGGAGATCGCGCCAATCACGAACCGGATTATTTCCCTTGTTTTGTACGGTTTAGAACACGGATTTGATCATGTGGACGTGTGCGGTGAACGGATGAAATCCGTGTACAAAGGCCAGCATTTCAAATTGTTTCATCGTCCGCTACCATCGGAGTACCGCAAATAG
- the LOC127877748 gene encoding nucleoside diphosphate-linked moiety X motif 6-like isoform X2 produces the protein MTYVNNSPAMHLSRLLQRLKCVPVSCDMLFGSNSCRHKSTLQGTMDRYHGITVDVIQQIEPTTSTANFYRVLETSVRQWRSEQVSAAWLKFPIHYSRYIEAAAGLGFEFHHAEGSTCLLKRWLREDREDATPRFATHQLGVCGVVLREDTNELLMMQEKKTQFRNWKFPGGLADLGEDIGAAAVREVQEETGIRTDFKSVIAYRQQHEHPSAFGRSDMYVVCRLAPSSFDIVPCDHEVLQCQWMSIKALKGQMEIAPITNRIISLVLYGLEHGFDHVDVCGERMKSVYKGQHFKLFHRPLPSEYRK, from the exons AATTCTCCCGCAATGCATCTATCACGACTACTTCAAAGGCTTAAATGTGTACCAGTGTCATGCGATATGTTATTTGGCAGCAATAGTTGCAGACATAAGTCTACTCTTCAAGGCACAATGGACCGTTACCATGGTATCACAGTAGACGTGATTCAGCAGATCGAACCAACCACCTCCACTGCAAATTTCTACCGTGTTCTTGAAA CCTCGGTTCGGCAATGGCGAAGCGAGCAAGTGTCAGCAGCCTGGCTCAAGTTCCCCATTCATTACAGCCGATACATAGAGGCGGCCGCCGGGCTTGGGTTTGAGTTTCACCACGCAGAAGGCAGCACATGCCTGCTGAAACGCTGGCTGAGGGAGGACAGGGAGGACGCCACGCCGAGGTTTGCAACACATCAACTGGGCGTCTGCG GTGTTGTATTAAGGGAGGATACAAATGAGCTACTGATGATGCAAGAAAAGAAAACACAG TTTCGAAATTGGAAGTTTCCAGGCGGACTGGCCGACCTTGGTGAAGATATAG GTGCGGCAGCTGTGCGTGAAGTACAAGAGGAGACCGGAATTAGAACAG ATTTTAAGTCAGTCATCGCCTATCGACAACAACACGAACACCCTAGCGCCTTTGGTCGTTCGGACATGTACGTCGTCTGCAGATTGGCGCCATCTTCGTTCGACATAGTACCGTGCGATCACGAGGTTCTCCAGTGCCAATGGATGTCAATCAAAGCGCTAAAAGGGCAAATGGAGATCGCGCCAATCACGAACCGGATTATTTCCCTTGTTTTGTACGGTTTAGAACACGGATTTGATCATGTGGACGTGTGCGGTGAACGGATGAAATCCGTGTACAAAGGCCAGCATTTCAAATTGTTTCATCGTCCGCTACCATCGGAGTACCGCAAATAG
- the LOC127877748 gene encoding nucleoside diphosphate-linked moiety X motif 6-like isoform X1: MTLTVNDLCKCVCFHYHLLQVKNSPAMHLSRLLQRLKCVPVSCDMLFGSNSCRHKSTLQGTMDRYHGITVDVIQQIEPTTSTANFYRVLETSVRQWRSEQVSAAWLKFPIHYSRYIEAAAGLGFEFHHAEGSTCLLKRWLREDREDATPRFATHQLGVCGVVLREDTNELLMMQEKKTQFRNWKFPGGLADLGEDIGAAAVREVQEETGIRTDFKSVIAYRQQHEHPSAFGRSDMYVVCRLAPSSFDIVPCDHEVLQCQWMSIKALKGQMEIAPITNRIISLVLYGLEHGFDHVDVCGERMKSVYKGQHFKLFHRPLPSEYRK, translated from the exons AATTCTCCCGCAATGCATCTATCACGACTACTTCAAAGGCTTAAATGTGTACCAGTGTCATGCGATATGTTATTTGGCAGCAATAGTTGCAGACATAAGTCTACTCTTCAAGGCACAATGGACCGTTACCATGGTATCACAGTAGACGTGATTCAGCAGATCGAACCAACCACCTCCACTGCAAATTTCTACCGTGTTCTTGAAA CCTCGGTTCGGCAATGGCGAAGCGAGCAAGTGTCAGCAGCCTGGCTCAAGTTCCCCATTCATTACAGCCGATACATAGAGGCGGCCGCCGGGCTTGGGTTTGAGTTTCACCACGCAGAAGGCAGCACATGCCTGCTGAAACGCTGGCTGAGGGAGGACAGGGAGGACGCCACGCCGAGGTTTGCAACACATCAACTGGGCGTCTGCG GTGTTGTATTAAGGGAGGATACAAATGAGCTACTGATGATGCAAGAAAAGAAAACACAG TTTCGAAATTGGAAGTTTCCAGGCGGACTGGCCGACCTTGGTGAAGATATAG GTGCGGCAGCTGTGCGTGAAGTACAAGAGGAGACCGGAATTAGAACAG ATTTTAAGTCAGTCATCGCCTATCGACAACAACACGAACACCCTAGCGCCTTTGGTCGTTCGGACATGTACGTCGTCTGCAGATTGGCGCCATCTTCGTTCGACATAGTACCGTGCGATCACGAGGTTCTCCAGTGCCAATGGATGTCAATCAAAGCGCTAAAAGGGCAAATGGAGATCGCGCCAATCACGAACCGGATTATTTCCCTTGTTTTGTACGGTTTAGAACACGGATTTGATCATGTGGACGTGTGCGGTGAACGGATGAAATCCGTGTACAAAGGCCAGCATTTCAAATTGTTTCATCGTCCGCTACCATCGGAGTACCGCAAATAG